From Lysinibacillus sp. SGAir0095, the proteins below share one genomic window:
- the fliP gene encoding flagellar type III secretion system pore protein FliP (The bacterial flagellar biogenesis protein FliP forms a type III secretion system (T3SS)-type pore required for flagellar assembly.), with translation MEDFISFFSENDPTNVSTSVKLLLLLTVLSLAPSILILMTSFARIMIVLSFTRTALATNTSPPNQVLIGLALFLTFFIMAPTFQEVNEQALQPLFNEEIGLEEAYDRAALPFKEFMAQHTRQKDLMLFLEYNQAEKPASVEEIPLTMLVPAFALSEIKTAFQIGFMIFIPFLVIDMVVASVLMSMGMMMLPPVMISLPFKILLFILVDGWYLVIKSLLQSF, from the coding sequence ATGGAAGATTTTATTTCATTCTTTTCTGAAAATGATCCAACCAATGTTTCAACTTCTGTAAAATTACTTCTATTATTAACTGTTTTATCTTTAGCACCAAGTATCTTAATCTTAATGACATCTTTTGCTCGTATTATGATTGTGCTTTCCTTTACAAGAACAGCATTGGCTACAAATACATCACCGCCAAACCAAGTGCTAATTGGATTAGCATTATTTTTGACATTCTTCATTATGGCTCCAACGTTCCAAGAAGTGAACGAACAAGCACTACAGCCTTTGTTCAATGAAGAAATTGGCTTAGAAGAGGCGTATGACCGAGCCGCACTGCCTTTTAAAGAATTTATGGCACAGCATACAAGGCAAAAAGATCTAATGCTTTTCTTAGAATACAACCAAGCCGAAAAACCTGCATCAGTGGAAGAAATACCACTTACAATGCTTGTACCGGCTTTTGCCCTAAGTGAAATTAAAACAGCATTTCAAATTGGGTTTATGATTTTTATTCCGTTTTTAGTGATTGATATGGTCGTAGCTAGTGTTCTGATGTCTATGGGGATGATGATGCTACCACCGGTTATGATTTCATTACCTTTTAAAATCTTATTATTCATTTTAGTAGATGGATGGTACCTGGTGATAAAATCTTTACTTCAAAGTTTTTAG
- the fliQ gene encoding flagellar biosynthesis protein FliQ, with protein MTQEMVIAIAERAIWIVLIVSGPLLLIALIVGLLVSIFQATTSIQEQTLAFVPKIIAVLVAIIFFGPWMISQMTSYVTDILNNLTRYIG; from the coding sequence ATGACGCAGGAAATGGTCATTGCAATTGCAGAGAGAGCGATATGGATTGTCCTCATTGTATCGGGACCGCTGCTACTAATTGCACTTATAGTTGGTTTACTTGTAAGTATTTTTCAAGCAACTACATCGATACAGGAGCAAACATTGGCTTTCGTACCAAAAATAATTGCGGTCTTAGTAGCAATTATCTTTTTTGGGCCATGGATGATCTCTCAAATGACTTCGTATGTAACTGACATATTAAATAATTTAACACGGTATATAGGGTGA
- the fliR gene encoding flagellar biosynthetic protein FliR — protein MTEIIPEISVLLLIIVRVSAFFVSVPFFSYRRILPQVRIALAVIFSWMIYYTMNVEAIPIDGNYILLVLKEAIIGVMIGLVAYMIMTAVQIAGGYIDFEMGFAMANVIDPQTGIQTPLMGQFFNFLILFVLISIDGHHLILDGIYYSYQFLPINQIYPDFTNNNIIEFVIRTVGSVFTIAFQMSAPVVATLFLVTMALGITAKTVPQLNIFVVGFPIKIAVGFLVLIVSMGVMIEVMEKVIEMMILSMRDFMRLLGGV, from the coding sequence ATGACAGAAATCATTCCTGAAATTTCCGTTTTATTATTGATTATTGTCAGAGTTTCTGCTTTTTTTGTATCAGTCCCTTTTTTTTCATACAGAAGAATTCTTCCTCAGGTAAGAATTGCTCTAGCTGTTATTTTTTCATGGATGATTTATTACACAATGAATGTTGAGGCTATTCCAATAGACGGGAATTACATCCTACTTGTCTTAAAAGAAGCAATCATTGGCGTGATGATTGGCCTGGTTGCCTACATGATCATGACTGCGGTTCAAATAGCAGGTGGATATATTGATTTTGAAATGGGCTTTGCAATGGCGAATGTTATCGACCCACAAACGGGCATACAGACCCCATTAATGGGTCAATTTTTTAATTTTTTAATCCTTTTTGTGTTGATCTCAATAGATGGCCATCATTTAATATTAGATGGCATCTATTATAGCTATCAGTTCTTGCCAATCAACCAGATTTACCCTGATTTTACAAATAATAATATTATTGAGTTTGTTATTAGAACTGTTGGTTCTGTATTTACTATAGCATTTCAGATGTCAGCCCCTGTTGTTGCAACTTTATTTTTAGTAACGATGGCACTTGGAATTACAGCAAAAACAGTACCCCAACTCAATATTTTTGTAGTTGGTTTTCCAATAAAGATTGCAGTCGGTTTCCTGGTGTTAATTGTTTCAATGGGTGTAATGATTGAAGTGATGGAAAAAGTAATCGAAATGATGATACTTTCAATGCGAGATTTCATGCGATTGTTAGGCGGTGTATAG